A single region of the Pontibacter kalidii genome encodes:
- a CDS encoding AraC family transcriptional regulator encodes MSTTDDFPILGLQEFQPVLQPDYGLQYLEIQGERLIEKPHKHDFFMLLLFKQGSGTHTIDFEEYAVKSHQLHLLLPGQVHRWNLGENTLAYQLMISRPVFETFSSSLELSFALYQGYPVISLSPDVFRKLQYEFRAIRDELSIKPVYWDIINLRSRLIAQLVSREAESKYEILTVYRAAPALRKYHSLIDAYYKEQKTVAFYAEKLHISANYLNILCKKHLQVSAMYFIHNRITLEAKRLLRASDMSVKEIAFELGFSDLAYFSNFFKGQTGASPRSFRGLL; translated from the coding sequence GTGAGTACAACAGACGACTTTCCTATACTTGGCTTACAGGAATTCCAGCCTGTTCTGCAACCGGACTACGGCCTGCAATACCTGGAGATACAGGGGGAAAGGCTTATTGAGAAGCCCCACAAGCACGACTTTTTTATGCTGCTTTTGTTCAAGCAGGGAAGCGGCACCCATACCATCGACTTTGAGGAGTATGCCGTAAAAAGCCACCAGTTACACCTGCTGCTGCCGGGCCAGGTGCACCGCTGGAACCTGGGGGAAAACACGCTGGCCTATCAACTGATGATCAGCCGCCCGGTTTTTGAGACCTTCTCTTCCTCGCTGGAGCTTTCGTTTGCGCTCTACCAAGGGTACCCGGTCATCAGCCTTTCCCCCGACGTCTTCCGGAAGCTGCAATACGAATTCCGGGCCATACGGGACGAGCTAAGTATAAAACCCGTTTACTGGGACATCATCAACCTCAGAAGCCGCCTGATAGCCCAATTGGTAAGCCGCGAGGCAGAAAGCAAGTATGAGATCCTGACAGTGTACCGGGCTGCGCCTGCGCTACGGAAGTACCACAGCCTAATAGATGCATATTATAAGGAACAGAAAACGGTTGCTTTCTATGCAGAAAAGCTTCATATCTCGGCGAACTACCTGAACATACTTTGCAAAAAGCATTTGCAGGTGTCGGCCATGTACTTCATTCACAACCGCATTACGCTGGAAGCCAAGCGCCTCCTGCGCGCTTCCGATATGTCTGTAAAAGAGATCGCCTTCGAACTTGGCTTCAGCGACCTGGCGTATTTCTCCAACTTCTTTAAGGGCCAGACCGGCGCCTCTCCCCGCTCCTTCCGGGGCCTGTTATAA
- a CDS encoding glycoside hydrolase family 95 protein — MIHYLTSLKRTLLFLPYFLLLLLPALAQNKTLKLWYDKPATDWMREALPIGNGYMGVMFFGGVGEEQLQFSEGSLWSGGPNSNPQYNYGNKPEAWRYLQQVRQLISGGKLREANQLVQQHLTGTPPAKLEGSTEWGDYGAQQTMGDLYVKLGHGEATPQNYRRELDLNTATGSVRYQIGKTKYERLYFGHYPKGVMVYHFTSSRPEKYTITYKTPHPKDEERFENGIYTFRGHVNDNKQEFETAYRVVTDGKVTYEHGAVVVSDAKSVQLIHTAATDYSWEYPTYKGTDYKSIVAQRLESVKNQSIATLLKEHTQDYTSLFNRVALTLEGNKYNEVPTDVRQKNYFEGAEDRGLEILYFQYGRYLMISASRPGTMPMNLQGKWNNSTSPPWAADYHTNINLQMLYWPAEVTNLAECHVPLLDYTEALVAPGRQSAKDFFNTRGWIVNTMNNAYGYTAPGWEVPWGFFPGGAGWLAQHLWEHYEYTQDAEYLKRQAYPVMKEAALFWIDYLTPDSSGYLVSSPSYSPEHGGISGGASMDHQIAWDVLNNCIQAAKVLGNDAAFARQAQQVRDQILPPQIGSWGQLQEWKEDVDDPENKHRHVSHLFALHPGRQISPLETPELAKAAQVSLEARGDEGTGWSLAWKINFWARLRDGERAHKLYKMVIKPAGGKSNGESFTSGSGSYANLLDAHPPFQLDGNMGATAGVAEMLLQSHAGSIELLPALPSVWQAGEVKGLRARGGYTLDIQWKAGKLHKASIKADKDGACTLSYQGKQITVPVVAGKTVKVSEKNFL; from the coding sequence ATGATACATTACCTGACATCCTTAAAAAGAACACTTCTCTTTCTGCCATACTTTCTATTGCTGCTGTTGCCAGCCCTGGCGCAAAATAAAACACTGAAGCTATGGTACGACAAACCTGCCACTGACTGGATGCGGGAGGCCCTGCCGATCGGCAACGGCTACATGGGCGTGATGTTTTTCGGAGGTGTGGGGGAGGAGCAGCTGCAGTTCTCGGAAGGTTCGCTGTGGTCCGGCGGCCCAAACTCGAACCCGCAGTATAACTATGGCAATAAACCGGAGGCCTGGCGTTACCTGCAGCAGGTGCGGCAGCTGATCAGCGGGGGAAAGCTGAGAGAGGCGAATCAACTGGTGCAGCAGCACCTGACGGGCACGCCGCCGGCCAAACTGGAAGGCAGCACCGAATGGGGCGATTACGGGGCGCAGCAAACGATGGGCGACCTGTACGTAAAACTAGGACATGGGGAGGCAACGCCACAAAACTATCGTCGCGAGCTGGACCTGAACACGGCCACCGGCAGCGTGCGCTATCAGATCGGCAAGACAAAGTATGAGCGTCTATACTTTGGCCATTATCCCAAGGGCGTGATGGTCTACCACTTCACCTCCAGCCGTCCCGAGAAGTATACCATCACCTACAAAACGCCGCACCCGAAAGATGAGGAGCGCTTCGAGAACGGGATTTATACTTTCCGTGGCCACGTAAACGACAACAAACAGGAGTTCGAAACGGCCTATCGTGTGGTGACGGACGGAAAGGTAACCTATGAGCATGGGGCTGTAGTTGTGAGCGATGCCAAATCGGTACAGCTTATTCATACCGCCGCCACGGACTACAGCTGGGAGTACCCCACTTACAAAGGTACAGACTACAAAAGCATAGTGGCGCAACGGTTAGAATCGGTGAAGAACCAAAGTATAGCCACGCTCCTGAAAGAGCATACGCAGGATTATACTTCGCTTTTCAACCGCGTCGCGCTGACATTAGAAGGGAACAAGTATAACGAGGTGCCAACCGATGTTCGCCAGAAAAACTACTTCGAAGGAGCCGAGGACCGTGGGCTGGAGATACTCTACTTTCAGTATGGCCGTTACCTGATGATCTCGGCTTCGCGCCCCGGCACCATGCCCATGAACCTGCAGGGCAAGTGGAACAACAGCACCAGCCCGCCCTGGGCCGCCGACTACCACACCAACATCAACCTGCAGATGCTCTACTGGCCGGCCGAGGTGACCAACCTTGCCGAGTGCCACGTGCCCTTGCTGGACTATACCGAAGCGCTGGTGGCCCCCGGCAGGCAGAGCGCCAAAGATTTTTTCAACACGCGGGGCTGGATCGTGAACACCATGAACAACGCCTACGGCTATACGGCGCCGGGCTGGGAAGTGCCCTGGGGCTTTTTCCCTGGCGGAGCAGGCTGGCTGGCGCAGCACCTGTGGGAGCACTATGAGTACACCCAGGATGCAGAGTACCTGAAGCGGCAGGCATACCCGGTCATGAAGGAGGCGGCACTGTTCTGGATCGATTACCTCACCCCCGACAGCAGCGGTTACCTGGTGTCCTCGCCCTCGTACTCGCCCGAGCACGGCGGCATTTCGGGTGGCGCTTCCATGGACCACCAGATTGCCTGGGATGTGCTCAACAACTGCATACAAGCGGCTAAAGTCTTAGGGAACGATGCGGCGTTTGCCCGGCAGGCGCAGCAGGTACGCGACCAGATCCTGCCGCCGCAGATCGGAAGCTGGGGCCAACTGCAGGAGTGGAAAGAGGATGTGGACGACCCGGAAAATAAGCACCGCCATGTCTCGCACCTGTTTGCCCTGCACCCGGGCCGGCAAATCTCGCCTTTGGAAACACCGGAACTGGCCAAAGCAGCCCAGGTAAGCCTGGAAGCGCGTGGAGATGAGGGTACCGGCTGGTCGCTGGCCTGGAAGATCAATTTCTGGGCACGCCTGCGCGATGGGGAACGGGCGCACAAACTTTACAAAATGGTGATTAAACCGGCAGGAGGAAAATCAAACGGAGAGTCTTTTACCAGTGGCTCCGGTTCCTACGCCAACCTGCTGGATGCCCACCCGCCTTTCCAGCTCGACGGCAACATGGGCGCCACGGCCGGTGTGGCCGAAATGCTGCTGCAGTCGCATGCCGGCTCCATCGAGCTGCTGCCGGCCCTGCCCAGCGTATGGCAGGCAGGAGAGGTGAAAGGCCTGCGGGCAAGAGGCGGCTATACCTTGGATATCCAGTGGAAAGCAGGCAAACTGCACAAGGCAAGTATAAAAGCGGATAAGGACGGCGCGTGTACCCTGAGCTATCAGGGGAAACAGATAACTGTTCCAGTAGTAGCAGGAAAAACCGTGAAGGTCAGTGAGAAAAACTTTCTATAG
- a CDS encoding amidohydrolase family protein: MAPQRITRKDFIKSSSLLLASSSMLSCSSLLAGDQSERDEKSKFAATGNSLTLKNVRLETGFVYEEEEVIATQTGLFTLEISEGSIKAILPNNPSANAIDAKGLLLLPAFKDMHIHLDKTFYGGPWQARRKKNRTVEDMIAYEQQVLPEMLNTSTERAEKLIELLQAHGANFARSHVNIEPTSKLDSLKNLQLALENKKDSFAAELVAFPQHGILRSKSEHLMKEAATMGIDFIGGLDPNAIDGNMEESMDFVVQLALDHNKGIDIHLHEGGQPGLATVNYLIDRVNENPVLKGKTFISHSFVLARLEKPTLEEVAEKLAHAGIGIISTIPFGSMIMPIPTLYKYGVDVRTGNDSIVDHWNTFGSGSVLQKANLMAQLYGYSTELELSRCLKLATHNILPLDDQGNRQWPQVGDTADLVLVDASCSAEAVSRVSPVKSLIHKGSVVY; encoded by the coding sequence ATGGCACCACAACGCATTACCCGCAAAGACTTTATCAAAAGCTCCTCCCTCCTGCTCGCCAGCAGCAGCATGCTGTCCTGCAGCAGTCTACTGGCAGGAGACCAGTCGGAGCGTGACGAAAAAAGCAAGTTCGCAGCTACCGGCAATTCCCTTACGTTAAAAAACGTGAGGCTGGAGACAGGCTTTGTATATGAGGAAGAGGAGGTGATTGCTACCCAAACCGGCTTGTTCACCCTCGAGATCAGCGAAGGAAGTATAAAAGCCATCCTGCCTAACAACCCTTCGGCCAACGCCATCGACGCCAAAGGCTTGCTGCTGCTCCCCGCCTTCAAGGACATGCACATCCACCTGGACAAAACCTTTTACGGCGGCCCCTGGCAGGCACGCCGGAAGAAGAACCGGACGGTAGAGGATATGATCGCCTACGAGCAGCAGGTGCTCCCGGAAATGCTCAACACCTCTACCGAACGGGCAGAGAAGCTTATCGAACTCCTGCAGGCACATGGCGCCAATTTTGCCAGGAGCCATGTCAATATCGAGCCGACTTCCAAACTCGACTCCCTGAAAAACCTACAGCTGGCCCTCGAGAACAAGAAAGATAGCTTTGCTGCAGAACTGGTCGCTTTTCCGCAGCACGGTATACTGCGTTCTAAATCGGAGCACCTGATGAAAGAGGCCGCCACCATGGGAATCGACTTTATCGGCGGGCTGGACCCCAACGCCATTGATGGCAACATGGAGGAAAGTATGGATTTTGTGGTGCAGCTGGCCCTGGACCATAACAAGGGCATCGACATACACCTGCATGAAGGTGGCCAGCCCGGCCTGGCCACGGTGAACTACCTGATTGACCGCGTAAATGAAAATCCCGTTCTGAAAGGCAAAACGTTCATCAGCCATAGCTTTGTACTGGCCAGGCTCGAGAAACCAACGCTGGAGGAAGTGGCCGAAAAGCTGGCCCACGCCGGAATCGGCATCATCTCGACCATACCTTTCGGAAGTATGATCATGCCCATCCCGACGCTTTACAAGTATGGCGTAGACGTGCGAACGGGCAACGACTCGATCGTGGACCACTGGAATACATTTGGATCTGGCAGCGTTTTGCAAAAAGCTAACCTGATGGCGCAGCTGTATGGCTATTCCACAGAATTGGAACTCTCCCGCTGCCTGAAACTGGCCACACACAACATCTTGCCCTTAGATGACCAGGGCAACCGGCAGTGGCCACAGGTTGGCGACACGGCTGACCTGGTGCTGGTAGATGCCAGCTGCTCGGCAGAGGCCGTTTCCCGCGTTTCACCTGTAAAATCGCTGATCCACAAAGGAAGCGTTGTCTATTAA
- a CDS encoding Crp/Fnr family transcriptional regulator — MNAYDLEMVYTYFRPAKTKRNQLLLSSGEVCRHYYFVNKGCIRIYTIQKDGRETSRYFAFEGNFGTALPSFIEQVPATEYMQTIERSELLSITREDFLHLIDTIPAFAFIYRQILELGFIMAQQRIYGFQGFDALEKVKWIIQHQPDFLLRVSNKMAASYLGISPSTLSRTKARL; from the coding sequence ATGAATGCGTATGATCTGGAGATGGTGTATACGTATTTCAGGCCTGCTAAAACAAAACGCAACCAGCTCCTGCTCTCCAGCGGAGAGGTATGCCGGCATTATTATTTTGTAAACAAAGGATGCATCCGGATCTATACGATCCAAAAGGATGGCCGGGAAACGAGCCGGTACTTTGCTTTTGAGGGAAACTTTGGCACTGCCCTGCCCAGCTTTATTGAACAGGTCCCCGCGACTGAGTATATGCAGACCATCGAACGGTCCGAGCTGCTCAGCATCACGCGGGAGGACTTTCTGCATTTGATAGACACTATCCCTGCGTTTGCCTTTATCTACCGTCAGATCCTGGAACTGGGCTTTATCATGGCTCAGCAAAGGATCTACGGCTTCCAGGGTTTTGATGCATTAGAGAAAGTGAAGTGGATCATCCAGCATCAGCCCGATTTCCTGTTGCGCGTCTCCAATAAAATGGCAGCCTCCTACTTGGGCATCTCGCCCTCCACACTGAGCCGAACAAAAGCAAGGCTCTGA
- the uraH gene encoding hydroxyisourate hydrolase, with protein MRHLILTFLFSLAVTLAFPQAHTHQLSSHILDVSTGRPAAGVPVRLEKRDEQANRWFLVDEKTTDSNGRIQDFLDYKKTETGVYKLTFLVADYFKQQKADTFYPFIEVVFQIRDKAHYHVPITLSPYGYSTYRGN; from the coding sequence ATGCGACATCTGATCCTTACATTCCTTTTTAGTTTAGCCGTTACGCTTGCCTTTCCACAGGCACACACGCACCAGCTATCCAGCCACATTCTCGATGTTTCTACCGGCAGACCTGCAGCAGGAGTGCCTGTCAGGCTGGAGAAGCGGGATGAGCAGGCCAACAGATGGTTTTTGGTGGACGAGAAGACTACAGACAGCAACGGCCGCATCCAGGATTTCCTCGACTATAAGAAAACGGAGACCGGCGTCTATAAACTGACCTTTCTGGTAGCGGACTACTTTAAGCAGCAAAAAGCAGATACGTTTTACCCTTTCATCGAGGTGGTGTTCCAGATCAGGGATAAAGCGCATTACCATGTCCCGATAACCCTCTCGCCCTACGGATACTCCACCTACAGAGGCAATTAA
- a CDS encoding OmpA family protein, giving the protein MSKENRDFFWPSYVDLMTVLFLVMLVLFVLSFKLFQDKDQENRDNIARLQVEVQEKRKLDEIKAALARLDDEYFQYNEQYKRHELLVDVLFEQSSAVIPQRARAPLRKAGENLSQVINSIEDKDVKYLIVIDGRAASFPKGDPRNVSQREYALQLSYERALALLDFWQSQGIKFPRDRVELIAAGSGFEGAGRKGDIRDRRFVIQILPKVGTLESGIE; this is encoded by the coding sequence ATGAGCAAGGAGAACAGGGATTTTTTCTGGCCCAGCTACGTCGACCTGATGACGGTGCTCTTTTTGGTGATGCTGGTGCTCTTTGTGCTGAGCTTTAAGCTGTTTCAGGACAAGGACCAGGAAAACCGCGACAACATTGCCCGCCTGCAGGTAGAGGTGCAGGAAAAGCGCAAGCTGGACGAGATAAAAGCTGCCCTTGCCCGCCTGGATGATGAGTACTTTCAGTACAACGAGCAGTACAAGCGGCACGAACTGCTGGTGGATGTGCTCTTCGAGCAAAGCAGCGCTGTAATACCGCAGCGCGCGCGGGCACCGCTCCGCAAAGCCGGCGAGAACCTGAGCCAGGTCATTAACTCCATCGAGGATAAAGACGTCAAGTACCTGATCGTGATCGATGGCCGCGCCGCCAGTTTCCCGAAAGGCGACCCCCGCAACGTCTCGCAGCGGGAGTACGCTCTGCAGCTGAGCTATGAGCGCGCCCTGGCCCTGCTGGATTTCTGGCAAAGCCAGGGCATCAAATTCCCGAGAGACAGGGTAGAACTGATAGCTGCCGGTAGCGGCTTTGAAGGCGCAGGCCGTAAAGGCGACATCCGCGACCGAAGGTTCGTGATTCAGATACTCCCAAAAGTAGGTACGCTGGAAAGCGGAATAGAGTAA
- a CDS encoding ankyrin repeat domain-containing protein encodes MYTLLLLFSFILFASCHTGTPMQTPATQDAIIKAVVKRKLNVVAAALKEGADVNATDHQKRSLLLLATHNNDLEMAQLLVAHGADVNQQDVLKDSPFLYAGAAGHTALVKLFLEHGARFDVFNRYYGSALIPACERGHLEVVKLLANTKGFPIDHVNRLGWTALMEAVVLGDGSKTYVQVVQTLVDAGCDVNIPDKDGVTALQHARDRGYTSIAKVLEAASGK; translated from the coding sequence ATGTATACCCTGCTGTTATTATTTTCTTTTATACTTTTTGCCTCCTGCCACACAGGCACGCCCATGCAAACACCTGCAACACAAGACGCCATAATTAAAGCTGTCGTGAAAAGAAAACTGAATGTAGTGGCGGCAGCCCTGAAGGAGGGAGCCGATGTGAATGCAACGGATCATCAGAAAAGATCCCTCCTGCTTTTAGCCACACACAACAATGACCTGGAAATGGCGCAGCTGCTGGTAGCGCATGGCGCAGACGTAAACCAGCAGGATGTGCTAAAAGACAGCCCCTTCCTGTATGCCGGAGCGGCAGGGCATACGGCTCTGGTCAAGCTGTTCCTGGAACACGGCGCCCGCTTTGATGTGTTCAACCGCTACTATGGCAGCGCCCTGATCCCGGCCTGCGAACGAGGGCACCTGGAAGTGGTAAAGCTGCTGGCCAACACCAAAGGCTTCCCTATTGACCACGTGAACCGCCTGGGCTGGACGGCCCTGATGGAAGCCGTTGTATTGGGCGACGGCAGCAAGACCTACGTGCAGGTAGTGCAAACGCTGGTGGATGCCGGTTGCGATGTGAACATACCCGATAAAGATGGCGTGACGGCGCTGCAGCATGCCCGGGACCGGGGCTATACAAGTATAGCAAAGGTGCTGGAGGCTGCCTCCGGAAAGTAG
- a CDS encoding acetate and sugar kinases/Hsc70/actin family protein codes for MPKVLRLHKTGSNVEGWAKTSQITSTEIKDITDGAGGRALKINASIPTPFARMHLFETAFDFVKRGVAGSNNNTIYHKFVTHFWDLWELLYNHQSYAQAGNKIIIRRWNKHQQLGAMQANPNTSLLGRTLELFMNDSRFQGVEDIFLIFFESTSSRGDRHMQLIGGTSPLTFLFVAPNVQPLSINRAQNIGTYFDHNYVSLEHREADFREYVHKLFVSNPAMVQAFPAVYNALDENLIRSINMAGAVGQGAIASQYLQLVDFQQNPVHVGHINFLVKKDQTAVTSSDLFIRPTHTGFTGDRPIVLKPDLRLAPNIKYVNNLAWPTNTVVGYADEKPLENRSLPGVGFNYPYLTINDLLQETLVQVPYEVNTDRFFSGTVVYQPGVTEKSFNYLLPITPLYFDFFSPEDLANHLTFHIDVNHVRVTLRVPTEKGDVVYERSYYDNPLNSKDVHGNVIPEKGHILKSRIGLGVFPFYKFTDAVQYNDFYKVMLVDEDIDPLLVNKNHSLSFFADGKQLEAGGGIISATAHKRTKKSNSSAGSTYYEIRGTHFDFAEFTHAGVDFTGRALIVPKFEEKQQGIHNFTFAIDFGTSNTHIAYTSGANQPPREFSITANDQQLVMLNKPSEDQALTDYQRFHKRGFGRLFAVETLLKREFIPLIIGSGGSLYNFPTRTATCESIDFENQITNLFGNINIGFSINTEGTHQDQYKQTYHTDLKWSETLTNAGKRRIEAFFTEIMLLIKNKVVLNNGNVASTKIVWFAPLSFDEYSRNMFQNVWDTVYNNVFKNGRNTVCITESVAPFYFLSRTGAVVPSQDENLINVDIGGGTTDVLLFTNRKPSHSSSFRFAGNDLWGDGFATVKTSKDNGLLQYGVDHVLRIPLTEEGREYRKFLETALDNPDFNSADISSLLFSYDKELNYSSQLLQARQLRLMFYLHFGALMYHLAQLVQQLDVKMPRYISFSGRGSLYIKLLSAGNNLSNVERYAKAIFQKVTGQEPPANFKLVLVDNPKQVTANGGAMALEGTDLNDLTNIPIMKPTGSANPEDALTPVTKTQITGELRQEVMDNVMACLEMLLDDPDVSPLMRSMGVEVDPMRVLDFMRVNLQDSYTMILEDTVRGLTDREQLHETMFFMPLKQSLYLLSKELYKQQSQVSAIS; via the coding sequence ATGCCGAAAGTACTTCGTCTTCATAAAACCGGTTCTAACGTGGAAGGCTGGGCTAAGACCAGCCAGATCACCAGTACCGAGATAAAAGATATCACCGATGGCGCCGGGGGCCGTGCTTTAAAGATCAACGCCTCCATCCCGACGCCCTTTGCCCGTATGCACCTGTTCGAAACCGCTTTCGATTTTGTGAAACGCGGTGTGGCAGGCTCCAACAACAACACCATTTACCATAAGTTCGTGACGCACTTCTGGGATCTGTGGGAGCTGCTCTACAACCACCAGAGCTATGCGCAGGCGGGCAACAAGATCATCATCCGCCGCTGGAACAAGCACCAGCAGCTGGGTGCCATGCAGGCTAATCCGAACACGAGTCTGCTGGGCCGTACGCTGGAGCTGTTCATGAACGACAGCCGCTTCCAGGGAGTGGAAGACATCTTCCTGATCTTCTTTGAATCGACCAGCAGCCGTGGCGACCGCCACATGCAGCTGATTGGCGGCACTTCGCCGCTGACCTTCCTGTTTGTGGCGCCTAACGTGCAGCCACTGAGTATAAACCGCGCCCAGAACATCGGTACCTACTTCGACCATAACTATGTGTCGCTGGAGCACCGTGAGGCCGATTTCAGGGAGTATGTGCACAAGCTGTTTGTTTCCAACCCTGCGATGGTACAGGCCTTCCCGGCAGTGTATAATGCGCTGGACGAGAACCTGATCCGAAGTATAAATATGGCGGGTGCGGTTGGTCAGGGAGCTATTGCCTCACAGTACCTGCAGCTCGTGGATTTCCAGCAGAATCCGGTGCACGTGGGCCACATCAACTTCCTGGTGAAAAAAGACCAGACCGCCGTGACCAGCAGCGACCTGTTTATTCGTCCGACGCATACCGGCTTTACCGGCGACCGCCCTATTGTGCTGAAGCCGGACCTGCGCCTGGCACCCAACATCAAGTATGTCAACAACCTGGCCTGGCCTACGAATACGGTGGTAGGATATGCGGATGAGAAACCGCTGGAGAACCGTTCGCTTCCGGGTGTGGGATTCAACTACCCATACCTGACGATCAACGACCTGTTGCAGGAAACGCTGGTGCAGGTGCCCTACGAGGTGAACACCGACCGTTTCTTTAGCGGCACGGTGGTATACCAGCCGGGTGTCACAGAGAAATCCTTCAACTACCTGCTGCCGATCACGCCTTTATACTTTGATTTCTTTTCGCCGGAGGATCTGGCCAACCACCTGACCTTCCACATCGACGTGAACCACGTGCGGGTAACGCTGCGTGTGCCAACCGAGAAAGGAGACGTGGTGTATGAGCGCAGCTACTACGATAACCCGCTGAACTCGAAAGATGTGCACGGCAATGTGATCCCGGAGAAAGGCCATATCCTCAAATCCAGAATCGGCTTGGGTGTGTTCCCGTTCTACAAGTTCACCGACGCGGTGCAGTATAACGACTTCTACAAGGTGATGCTGGTGGATGAGGACATCGATCCGCTGCTGGTGAACAAGAACCATTCGCTCAGTTTCTTTGCGGACGGCAAGCAGTTGGAAGCAGGTGGCGGTATTATTTCTGCTACAGCACACAAGCGAACCAAAAAGAGCAACAGCAGCGCGGGCAGCACCTATTACGAGATCCGGGGCACGCACTTCGACTTTGCGGAGTTCACACATGCCGGCGTCGACTTTACCGGCAGGGCGCTCATCGTACCGAAGTTCGAAGAAAAGCAGCAGGGTATTCATAACTTTACCTTTGCAATTGACTTCGGGACATCGAATACGCACATTGCTTATACTTCGGGTGCTAACCAGCCGCCGCGCGAGTTCTCCATCACCGCTAACGATCAGCAACTGGTGATGCTCAACAAGCCTTCCGAAGACCAGGCCTTAACCGATTACCAGCGCTTCCACAAGCGTGGATTCGGCAGGCTGTTTGCTGTAGAGACCTTGCTCAAGCGCGAGTTTATACCTTTGATCATCGGCTCCGGTGGTTCGCTGTACAATTTCCCAACCCGAACGGCCACTTGTGAGTCTATCGATTTCGAGAACCAGATCACCAACCTGTTTGGCAACATCAACATTGGCTTCTCGATCAACACCGAGGGCACCCACCAGGACCAGTACAAGCAGACCTACCACACCGACCTGAAATGGAGCGAAACGCTGACCAATGCCGGCAAGCGCCGCATCGAAGCCTTCTTCACCGAGATCATGCTCCTGATCAAAAACAAGGTGGTGCTGAATAACGGTAATGTGGCCAGCACCAAGATCGTGTGGTTTGCGCCGTTGAGCTTTGACGAGTACTCGCGCAACATGTTCCAGAACGTGTGGGATACGGTTTACAACAACGTGTTCAAGAACGGAAGAAACACGGTTTGCATTACCGAATCGGTGGCGCCGTTCTACTTCCTGTCCAGAACCGGTGCTGTGGTGCCGAGCCAGGACGAGAACCTGATCAACGTAGACATTGGCGGCGGTACCACCGACGTGCTGCTGTTCACCAACCGCAAGCCTTCGCACAGCTCCTCGTTCCGCTTTGCCGGCAACGATTTGTGGGGCGATGGTTTTGCCACGGTGAAGACCAGCAAAGACAATGGCCTGCTGCAGTACGGCGTGGACCACGTGCTGCGCATTCCGCTCACCGAAGAAGGACGCGAATACCGCAAGTTCCTGGAGACGGCGTTGGACAACCCGGACTTCAACTCGGCCGACATCAGCTCGCTCTTGTTCAGTTATGATAAAGAACTCAACTATAGCTCGCAGCTGTTGCAGGCGCGCCAGCTGCGGTTGATGTTCTACCTGCACTTCGGCGCGCTGATGTACCACCTGGCACAACTGGTGCAGCAACTCGATGTGAAGATGCCACGCTACATTTCCTTCAGCGGCCGCGGTAGCTTATACATCAAGCTGCTGAGTGCAGGCAATAACCTCTCGAATGTAGAGCGTTACGCCAAAGCTATTTTCCAGAAGGTAACAGGGCAGGAGCCGCCGGCTAACTTTAAGCTGGTGCTGGTGGATAATCCCAAGCAGGTAACGGCCAACGGTGGCGCGATGGCGCTGGAAGGCACCGATCTGAATGACCTGACCAACATCCCGATCATGAAGCCGACCGGCTCTGCCAATCCCGAGGATGCCCTGACGCCGGTAACCAAAACCCAGATAACAGGCGAGTTGCGCCAGGAAGTGATGGACAACGTGATGGCTTGCCTCGAAATGCTGCTGGATGATCCGGACGTGTCGCCGCTGATGCGCTCGATGGGCGTGGAAGTAGACCCGATGCGGGTACTGGATTTCATGCGCGTGAACCTGCAGGACAGCTATACTATGATTCTGGAGGACACGGTGCGCGGCCTCACAGACCGGGAGCAACTGCACGAGACCATGTTCTTCATGCCACTCAAGCAGTCGCTATATTTGCTGTCGAAGGAACTCTACAAGCAGCAGTCGCAGGTGAGTGCTATTTCTTAA